Proteins from one Planctomyces sp. SH-PL62 genomic window:
- a CDS encoding anhydro-N-acetylmuramic acid kinase: MLMNAAADLLTARTAKPSRVVVGMISGTSADSIDAAVCRIEGFGLPSAHGPGARVELLHYAETPYPAAIKARILDLAAWRVRDVAELNVLVAEAFADACLETLAGAGLKPEEVDLIGSHGQTVYHHSSVPGAIGATLQIGDGDVIAERTGALVIADFRARDVAAGGEGAPISPFADVILYAPRDPQAPPERRAVLNLGGIANVTVLDPDPARVFGFDTGPANTLLDRLARRISGGTLDCDRDGALARAGRVDEALVETLLAEDAYLARRPPKSTGFEMYGDPFVDRAGTLLGRFDADLMATLTEYTARTVADAFARFVPPVVEVIGAGGGVKNPALFGRLAQLLAPARLLLGDDRGVPGDAREAMAFAVLAHEALFGLPTSLPSVTGARRPAVLGKFCLPRF, from the coding sequence ATGCTCATGAACGCGGCGGCCGACCTGTTGACCGCCCGGACGGCCAAGCCGTCGCGGGTCGTGGTGGGGATGATCTCCGGCACCAGCGCCGACTCGATCGACGCGGCCGTCTGCCGCATCGAAGGCTTCGGCCTCCCCTCGGCCCACGGCCCCGGCGCGCGCGTGGAACTGCTCCACTACGCGGAGACCCCCTACCCCGCCGCGATCAAGGCCCGCATCCTCGACCTGGCCGCCTGGCGGGTCCGCGACGTCGCCGAGCTGAACGTCCTGGTCGCCGAGGCCTTCGCCGACGCCTGCCTGGAGACCCTCGCCGGGGCCGGCCTGAAGCCCGAGGAGGTCGACCTCATCGGCTCGCACGGCCAGACGGTCTACCACCACAGCTCGGTCCCGGGCGCGATCGGGGCGACGCTGCAAATCGGCGACGGCGACGTGATCGCCGAGCGCACCGGCGCGCTGGTGATCGCCGACTTCCGCGCCCGCGACGTCGCCGCCGGCGGCGAAGGGGCGCCGATCTCCCCATTCGCCGACGTCATCCTCTACGCCCCCCGCGACCCCCAGGCTCCTCCCGAGCGCCGCGCCGTGCTCAACCTGGGAGGCATCGCCAACGTCACCGTGCTCGACCCCGACCCGGCCCGGGTCTTCGGCTTCGACACCGGCCCGGCCAACACCCTGCTCGACCGCCTGGCCCGGCGGATCTCCGGGGGGACGCTCGACTGCGACCGGGACGGCGCCCTCGCCCGCGCCGGGAGGGTCGACGAGGCCCTCGTCGAGACGCTGCTCGCCGAGGACGCCTACCTCGCGCGCCGGCCCCCCAAGTCGACCGGCTTCGAGATGTACGGCGACCCCTTCGTCGACCGCGCGGGGACGCTCCTGGGGAGGTTCGACGCCGACCTGATGGCCACCCTGACCGAGTACACCGCGAGGACCGTGGCCGACGCCTTCGCCCGCTTCGTCCCGCCGGTCGTCGAGGTGATCGGGGCGGGCGGCGGCGTGAAGAACCCCGCCCTGTTCGGCCGCCTGGCCCAGCTTTTGGCCCCCGCCCGGCTCCTCCTGGGAGACGATCGCGGCGTCCCCGGCGACGCCCGCGAGGCCATGGCCTTCGCCGTCCTGGCCCATGAGGCCCTGTTCGGCCTGCCGACCTCGCTCCCCTCCGTCACCGGCGCCCGCCGCCCGGCCGTCCTGGGGAAGTTCTGCCTCCCCAGGTTTTGA
- a CDS encoding ADP-ribosylglycohydrolase family protein, translating to MEEIRGAKASRTDRRRGALVGLAVGDALGAAVEFRRPGSFAPVVGYRDGGPHRLEPGEWTDDTSMALALADSLATAGWDLNDQADRYLKWRRTGAYSVNGRCFDVGITTARSLACYEEKRNARTSGDPSESASGNGSIMRLAPVPIRYAGLYPGRVEELARLAAESSVVTHASPHCVSACRYMAVVTAALIEGEDREAVLAPDWPPLRRIDAAEPLHPLIREVARGSFRGKEPPQIRGTGWVVESLEAALWAFAGASTFEEAVLRAVNLGDDADTTGAVCGQLAGAFWGEAQIPPPLRLGLARADMLEEALAGLLGPAPTP from the coding sequence ATGGAGGAGATCCGAGGGGCGAAGGCTTCCAGGACGGATCGTCGCCGGGGGGCCCTGGTCGGCCTCGCGGTCGGCGACGCGCTGGGGGCGGCGGTGGAGTTCCGTCGGCCGGGGTCGTTCGCCCCGGTGGTCGGGTATCGGGACGGTGGTCCTCACCGCCTGGAGCCCGGCGAGTGGACCGACGACACCAGCATGGCGCTGGCGCTGGCGGACAGCCTGGCGACGGCCGGCTGGGACCTGAACGACCAGGCCGACCGCTACTTGAAGTGGCGTCGCACGGGGGCCTACTCGGTCAACGGCCGCTGCTTCGACGTCGGGATCACGACGGCCCGGTCGCTGGCCTGTTATGAGGAGAAGAGGAACGCGAGGACCTCGGGCGACCCCTCGGAGTCGGCCAGCGGCAACGGCTCGATCATGCGGCTGGCGCCGGTGCCGATCCGGTACGCCGGACTCTACCCGGGCCGGGTGGAGGAGCTGGCCCGGCTGGCGGCCGAGTCGAGCGTGGTGACCCACGCCAGCCCGCACTGCGTCTCCGCCTGCCGCTACATGGCGGTCGTGACGGCGGCCCTGATCGAGGGGGAGGATCGCGAGGCGGTGCTCGCGCCGGATTGGCCGCCGCTGCGGCGGATCGACGCCGCCGAGCCGCTCCACCCGCTGATCCGCGAGGTCGCCCGGGGGAGCTTCCGGGGTAAGGAGCCGCCCCAGATCCGGGGGACCGGCTGGGTGGTGGAGAGCCTGGAGGCGGCCCTCTGGGCGTTCGCCGGTGCCTCGACGTTCGAGGAGGCCGTCCTCCGCGCCGTCAACCTCGGCGACGACGCCGACACCACCGGCGCCGTCTGCGGCCAGCTCGCCGGCGCCTTCTGGGGAGAGGCCCAGATCCCCCCTCCCCTCCGCCTCGGCCTCGCCCGCGCCGACATGCTCGAAGAAGCCCTCGCCGGCCTCCTCGGCCCGGCCCCGACGCCCTGA
- a CDS encoding sodium:solute symporter codes for MHPIDVTIIVIYILGCTALGGWIGGKGDQGLKGYFLGERNMPAWAVMISIVATETSTVTFLSVPGEAYKGNFEFLQLPMGYLVGRVIVSMVLLPAYFKGQIETAYQVLGVRFGQATRRTASTLFLVTRNLADGLRLFLAATVLAFVTDWPILYAIIAVESATIVYTYLGGVKAVIWADVLQFTVYIVGALIALYILVGKLPGGWNQLIDTARAGDKFRTFDFSFDWAKPYTFWAGVFGGMVLNTATHGVDQMMVQRYLAARSQKQAAGALIASGFVVLAQFALFLFIGVALYVFFGQFPPASPLEKSDQAFSLFIVNYLPIGIKGMVVAAIFASAMGVLSGSLNASASTLINDLYRPISGDEDERRLMRLSRLATIGFGVVQASVAWWATGLESSVVSNALAIAGFTTGILLGLFLLGNLTRHVGQGAALAGMAAGVAAVSYAKFGTPLAWPWFALVGSATTFLVGLAVGRLFPTAAAPVPASESLQPTS; via the coding sequence ATGCATCCGATCGACGTGACGATTATCGTGATCTACATCCTCGGGTGCACGGCGCTCGGGGGATGGATCGGCGGCAAGGGGGATCAGGGGCTCAAGGGGTATTTCCTGGGCGAGCGGAACATGCCGGCCTGGGCGGTGATGATCTCGATCGTCGCCACCGAGACCAGCACGGTGACGTTCCTGAGCGTGCCCGGCGAGGCGTACAAGGGGAACTTCGAGTTCCTCCAGCTGCCGATGGGCTACCTCGTCGGCCGGGTGATCGTCTCGATGGTCCTGCTGCCGGCGTATTTCAAGGGGCAGATCGAGACCGCCTATCAGGTGCTGGGCGTCCGCTTCGGCCAGGCGACCCGGCGCACGGCCTCCACCCTGTTCCTCGTCACGCGGAACCTGGCCGACGGCCTCCGGCTGTTCCTGGCGGCGACCGTCCTGGCGTTCGTCACCGACTGGCCGATCCTCTACGCGATCATCGCCGTGGAGTCCGCCACGATCGTTTACACCTACCTCGGCGGCGTGAAGGCCGTCATCTGGGCCGACGTGCTCCAGTTCACGGTGTACATCGTCGGCGCCCTGATCGCCCTCTACATCCTCGTCGGCAAGCTCCCCGGCGGCTGGAACCAGCTCATCGACACGGCCAGGGCCGGCGACAAGTTCCGGACGTTCGACTTCTCGTTCGACTGGGCCAAGCCCTACACCTTCTGGGCCGGCGTGTTCGGCGGCATGGTCCTGAACACGGCCACCCACGGCGTCGACCAGATGATGGTCCAGCGCTACCTGGCGGCGCGGTCGCAGAAGCAGGCGGCGGGGGCGTTGATCGCCAGCGGGTTCGTGGTGCTGGCCCAGTTCGCCCTCTTCCTGTTCATCGGCGTGGCGTTGTACGTCTTCTTCGGCCAGTTCCCGCCGGCCTCGCCGCTGGAGAAGTCGGACCAGGCGTTCTCGCTGTTCATCGTGAATTACCTGCCGATCGGCATCAAGGGGATGGTCGTTGCGGCGATCTTCGCGTCGGCGATGGGGGTGCTTTCGGGCTCCCTGAACGCCTCGGCGTCGACGCTGATCAACGACCTGTACCGGCCGATCTCGGGGGACGAGGACGAGCGTCGGCTGATGCGGCTGTCGCGGCTGGCGACGATCGGCTTCGGCGTGGTGCAGGCGTCGGTGGCGTGGTGGGCGACGGGGCTGGAGTCGAGCGTGGTGAGCAACGCGCTGGCGATCGCCGGGTTCACGACGGGCATCCTGCTGGGCCTCTTCCTGCTGGGGAACCTGACCCGTCACGTCGGCCAGGGGGCCGCGCTGGCGGGGATGGCGGCGGGGGTGGCGGCGGTCTCCTACGCCAAGTTCGGCACGCCCCTGGCCTGGCCCTGGTTCGCGCTGGTGGGCTCGGCGACGACGTTCCTCGTCGGCCTGGCCGTCGGCCGTCTGTTCCCGACCGCCGCCGCGCCCGTCCCCGCGTCCGAGTCCCTCCAACCGACGAGCTGA
- the murQ gene encoding N-acetylmuramic acid 6-phosphate etherase, which yields MALEDHLLTESRNPLTTGIDAAGALGIVEIMNEEDLKVVEAVRAEAANIAQAVEWTAERFRRGGRLIYVGAGTSGRLGVLDASECPPTFSTPPEMVVGLIAGGPAALTRSIEGAEDDAGVGAAEIAAMDVSDRDIVVGIASSGRTPYVLGAVREARSRGAATVGVACNRPSLLGAEVDLDVALLVGPEVISGSTRLKSGTATKMVLNMITTGAMVLIGKTLGNRMVDFTPVNEKLRIRARRMLRELAEVDDDRAVELLAACGGRLKVALVAQLAGVGPEEAGALLEAHGGQVRRAIAAKTGASL from the coding sequence ATGGCACTGGAAGACCACCTGCTGACCGAGTCTCGCAACCCGCTGACGACGGGCATCGACGCCGCGGGGGCGCTGGGCATCGTCGAGATCATGAACGAGGAAGACCTGAAGGTCGTCGAGGCCGTCCGGGCCGAGGCGGCGAACATCGCCCAAGCCGTCGAGTGGACGGCCGAGCGGTTCCGCCGCGGCGGCCGGCTGATCTACGTCGGCGCCGGGACCTCGGGCCGCCTGGGGGTGCTGGACGCCTCCGAATGCCCGCCGACGTTCAGCACGCCCCCGGAGATGGTCGTGGGCCTGATCGCCGGCGGCCCGGCGGCGCTGACGCGCTCGATCGAGGGGGCCGAGGACGACGCCGGGGTCGGGGCCGCCGAGATCGCCGCGATGGACGTGAGCGACCGCGACATCGTGGTGGGCATCGCCTCCTCGGGGCGGACCCCGTACGTCCTGGGCGCCGTCCGCGAGGCCAGGAGCCGAGGGGCGGCCACCGTGGGGGTCGCCTGCAACCGCCCCAGCCTGCTGGGGGCGGAGGTCGACCTGGACGTCGCCCTGCTGGTCGGCCCCGAGGTGATCTCGGGCTCGACCCGGCTGAAGTCCGGCACGGCCACGAAGATGGTCCTGAACATGATCACGACCGGGGCGATGGTCCTGATCGGCAAGACGCTGGGCAACCGGATGGTCGATTTCACTCCGGTCAACGAGAAGCTGCGGATCCGGGCGCGTCGGATGCTCCGGGAGCTGGCCGAGGTCGACGACGACCGCGCGGTCGAGCTGCTGGCGGCGTGCGGCGGCCGGCTCAAGGTCGCCCTGGTGGCGCAGCTGGCGGGGGTGGGGCCGGAAGAGGCCGGGGCGCTCCTGGAGGCGCACGGCGGGCAGGTGCGACGGGCGATCGCGGCGAAGACGGGGGCGAGCCTTTGA
- a CDS encoding N-acetylglucosamine kinase, with protein MSTNDDQAAESTDAAETLFLGVDGGGTSTVALLGLGDGRVLGQGAAGPSNAKAVGTAAARTALEEAIAGAFAEAGLWPRAVAVACLGVAGFDRPEDKALLGEWAVAGNWADRLVLVNDGDLVVAAGTPEGWGVGLIAGTGSIAVARAADGRKARAGGWGAVFGDEGSAYALAVAALRLVARRIDGRDPAPTGPDALTDALCRALKIDGPGQIVSAVYAPGMDRTKVAALTPAVIDAALRDASLVDILIKPAARELGETAAAAARSLGWTAGPLPLGLAGGFLVSAPLLADALLEDLRGRGYEPIPTRVDEPAVGGLNLARRAFAGEVIS; from the coding sequence ATGAGCACGAACGACGATCAGGCCGCGGAATCCACGGACGCCGCCGAGACCCTGTTCCTGGGGGTCGACGGCGGGGGGACCTCGACGGTCGCCCTGCTCGGCCTGGGGGACGGCCGGGTCCTCGGCCAGGGGGCCGCCGGGCCGTCGAACGCCAAGGCGGTCGGCACGGCCGCGGCGCGGACGGCCCTGGAGGAAGCGATCGCCGGCGCGTTCGCCGAGGCCGGGCTCTGGCCCCGGGCCGTCGCCGTCGCCTGCCTGGGCGTGGCCGGCTTCGACCGCCCCGAGGACAAGGCGCTGCTGGGCGAGTGGGCGGTCGCGGGCAACTGGGCCGACCGCCTGGTGCTGGTCAACGACGGCGACCTCGTGGTCGCCGCCGGCACGCCCGAAGGCTGGGGCGTGGGCCTGATCGCCGGCACCGGCTCGATCGCCGTCGCCCGCGCCGCTGACGGCCGCAAGGCCCGCGCCGGGGGCTGGGGGGCCGTCTTCGGCGACGAGGGGAGCGCCTACGCCCTGGCCGTCGCCGCGCTCCGCCTGGTCGCCCGCCGGATCGACGGCCGCGACCCGGCGCCGACCGGCCCCGACGCCCTGACCGACGCCCTCTGCCGGGCCCTGAAGATCGACGGCCCCGGCCAGATCGTCTCGGCCGTGTACGCCCCCGGCATGGACCGGACGAAGGTCGCCGCCCTCACCCCGGCCGTGATCGACGCCGCCCTCCGGGACGCGAGCCTCGTCGACATCCTGATCAAGCCCGCCGCGCGGGAACTGGGCGAGACCGCCGCCGCCGCCGCCCGCTCCCTGGGATGGACCGCCGGCCCCCTCCCCCTCGGCCTGGCCGGCGGGTTCCTGGTCTCCGCCCCCCTGCTCGCCGACGCTCTCCTCGAAGACCTTCGCGGCCGGGGCTACGAACCGATCCCCACCCGCGTCGACGAGCCCGCCGTGGGGGGGCTGAACCTCGCCCGCCGGGCCTTCGCCGGCGAGGTGATCTCCTGA
- a CDS encoding fumarylacetoacetate hydrolase family protein, which translates to MRVCRFLCDDLVLTGFLDDDVVIPIDQAAEMYSRETETEMLLSATEDLLDLLPPDGQSYEQAKRLYDWIEELDVITVSELTIPLEEVRVLVPLPSPRKMLFLAGNYGKHLAERGYRDTEREETFPYVFMKPPSTTLTHPGDPIVIPAGSPDQIDWECELGVVIGRTCRDVSESTALEHVAGYTVVNDVSDRAFRPNPGRKPRERDKFFDWLHGKWHDTFCPMGPCILSAEAVPDPQALPIKLTVNGQIKQDATTAEMIFPVAAVVSFVSRFVTLEPGDVIATGTPSGVGSATGVFLRPGDVVRATIAPIGTLENPVRAETEDEFRAPFLG; encoded by the coding sequence ATGCGTGTCTGTCGATTCCTCTGCGACGACCTGGTCCTGACCGGCTTCCTCGACGACGACGTGGTGATCCCGATCGACCAGGCGGCCGAGATGTACAGCCGCGAGACCGAGACCGAGATGCTGCTGTCCGCCACCGAGGACCTCCTCGATCTGCTGCCGCCGGACGGCCAGTCCTATGAGCAGGCGAAGCGGCTTTACGACTGGATCGAGGAACTGGACGTCATCACGGTCTCCGAGCTGACGATCCCGCTTGAGGAAGTGCGGGTCCTGGTCCCCCTCCCCAGCCCTCGGAAGATGCTGTTCCTGGCCGGGAACTACGGCAAGCATCTGGCCGAGCGCGGCTATCGCGACACGGAGCGCGAGGAGACCTTCCCCTACGTCTTCATGAAGCCGCCGAGCACCACGCTGACCCACCCCGGCGACCCGATCGTCATCCCGGCGGGCTCGCCCGACCAGATCGACTGGGAATGCGAGCTGGGGGTGGTCATCGGCAGGACGTGCCGGGACGTGTCGGAGTCGACGGCGCTGGAGCACGTCGCCGGGTATACGGTGGTCAACGACGTGAGCGACCGGGCCTTCCGGCCCAACCCCGGGCGGAAGCCCCGCGAGCGCGACAAGTTCTTCGACTGGCTGCACGGCAAGTGGCACGACACGTTCTGCCCGATGGGCCCGTGCATCCTCTCGGCCGAGGCGGTGCCGGACCCCCAGGCCCTGCCGATCAAGCTGACGGTCAACGGCCAGATCAAGCAGGACGCGACGACCGCCGAGATGATCTTTCCGGTGGCCGCCGTCGTCTCGTTCGTCTCGCGGTTCGTCACCCTGGAGCCGGGCGACGTGATCGCCACCGGGACGCCGTCGGGGGTGGGCTCGGCCACCGGCGTGTTCCTCAGGCCTGGAGACGTCGTCCGGGCGACGATCGCGCCGATCGGCACGCTGGAGAATCCGGTCCGCGCGGAAACTGAGGATGAATTCCGGGCCCCGTTTCTGGGATAA